CTTATATACCGCGGCACCATATCACCGGACTAAGCAAAATAGCCAGGGTTGTTGAAGCATTTGCACGTCGTCTTCAGGTGCAAGAGCGACTTACCACGCAAATTAAAGAGTGCATTCAGGAAACGCTTAATCCACTTGGTGTAGCAGTGGTGATTGAAGCTCAGCACATGTGTATGCAGATGCGTGGTGTACAAAAACAGCATTCGGTTACCACCACATCAGACTTTACCGGTGCATTTCTTAAAAACATTGCCACAAGAGAGGAGTTTTTCAATATCATTGGTCACAAACTTCATTGATTGTGACGCGAGGAATCAAAAACCACACTCACCTGATGTGTGGCTATTGCAGTAAAAAAGCCGAGCGCGCCATTGGATATGTTGCCGGGCAGATTGGCAGGTGGACCGCTGAAGAGTGGTGATGCAGGCCTTATCTCCTTGTGCAA
Above is a window of Desulfonatronum sp. SC1 DNA encoding:
- the folE gene encoding GTP cyclohydrolase I, which translates into the protein YIPRHHITGLSKIARVVEAFARRLQVQERLTTQIKECIQETLNPLGVAVVIEAQHMCMQMRGVQKQHSVTTTSDFTGAFLKNIATREEFFNIIGHKLH